The genomic region GTAAGACCCGGCGATTGCAGCACCCCCGCGCGACAGGCGCAAGCGCTCCGCTGCCGGGAGGTCAGCCGGGCCTCATCGCCGGTCGACCGTGCTGTGACCCCGCGCACGTTACGCCCGGTGCAGTGCCCCGTTACACTGCGGACATGAACGCACCCGAGCCACCCATCGCGCCCCGACGCAGTCGCGGCATCTATCTGCTGCCGAACCTGTTCACCACGGCGGCGCTGTTTTCTGGCTTTTTCGCGATCATCGCCGCCTCCCAGGGCCGGTTCGAGGCGGCCTGCGTGGCGATCTTCATCGCTGCGGTGCTCGACGGGCTCGATGGCCGGGTCGCGCGGATGACCAACACCCAGAGCGAGTTCGGGGTGCAATACGATTCGTTGTCCGATCTGATCAGCTTCGGCATGGCGCCGTCGCTGGTGATGTACCACTGGGCGCTGGCGTCGATGAAGCTCGACGGCACCACCCTGGGCAAGATCGGCTGGCTCGGCGCATTTCTCTATGCCGCCTGCGCCGCGCTGCGGCTGGCGCGCTTCAACAGCCAGGTCGGCACGGTCGACAAGCGCTGGTTCATCGGCCTGCCCAGTCCGTCGGCGGCGGGCCTGGTCGCCAGTTTCGTGTGGACCATGCACGACCTCGGCCTGAGCGGCGAGTCCCTGCGCTACGCCGCACTGGCGGTGACGGTCATCGCCGGCCTGCTGATGGTCAGCGGCTTCCGCTATTCCAGCTTCAAGGGCGGCAAGCCCGGTCCGCAGGGCGATCGCATCCCGTTCTTCGTGCTGTTCGCGATCGTGGTCGCGATCATCGGCCTGGTGATCGATCCGCCGAAGGTGCTGCTGTTCGTGTTCGCGACCTTCGCCGTCTTCGGGCCACTGATCTCGCGACGGATGGCGCGCAAAGCGCAGGCGGAGGAGGCGTGAATCCGTCGTGGAGCCCATTGCAGCGGAGCATGCTCGAAGCGATGGGGCTACCGGTGTATCGCGCCGTGGGCATCGCGGCCCCCGGCGAATTGCCGGACGATCCGCTGATCCATGCGCTGCTGCGCGCCGCCGGTCGCGCGCGCGATGCCGAAGACGCGGTGCGTCTCGCCAAGACCTGGCCTGCGCCGCGCACGCTGCGCGCCGATCCCCGCGCCAAGCGCGCGCTGTGGCCGCAACTGCGCGCCCTGCGGCGCTCGCCCGGGCCGTGAGCAAGCATCCGTGAGCAGCCCGCTGTCGTTCGTCGAGCCCTCGGCGCCGGCGTCGACGACCCTGCGTGCCATGCGGGACACTGATATCGATACGGTCATGGCGATCGAAACCCGCGCCTACCCGTTTCCGTGGACCGACGGCATCTTCCGCGACTGCCTCAACGCCTGTTACCCGTCATGGCTCTTGATGCAGAACGGCAGCATCGTCGGCTACGGCGTGATCAGCATCGCCGCGCGCGAGGCGCATATCCTCAACATCTGCATCGATCCCGACGCGCAGAGCCACGGCCACGGTCGCCGCCTGCTGCGCGCGCTGGTGCGCATCGCGCGCGCGCAGAACGCCGAACGCATCTTCCTCGAGGTACGGCCCTCGAACCCGCGCGCGATCGCGCTGTATTTCGACGAAGGCTTCAACGAGATCGGCCGCCGCCCGCGTTACTACCCGGCGCATGCGGGTCGCGAGGACGCGATCGTGATGGCGATGGAGTTGTTGCCGGAGGCGTGATCCATTGGTGGGAGCGGCGGAAGCCGCGATCTCGACCGCGATCGCGGCTTCCGCCGCTCCCACAGGGAAAAGTTTTAGAGTCGTGCGCGTTGCTCGGCCAGCGCCGCTGCTTTTCTCCTCCCCTTGCGCAAAGCGCAGGGGGAGGTTGGGAGGGGGTGCATTTGGAGTCGCTGCGATGCGACGACAACCCCCAACCCTCGCCTGCGGCGAAAGGGAGGGGGCAGAAGTCAAAATCGCGCGCGCTGTTCGGTCAGCGCCGCGAGTTTCGCGGTCCAGTCGGCGAGGCGCAGGCGCTCCTGTTCGATCACGGCCGGCGGCACGTTGCCGCCGAAGCGCGCGAGCTTGTCCTCGCTCTTGGTTTTCTCCGACGCGACGCGCGCGATTTCCTTGTCGAGGCGCGAGCGCTCCGCGTCGAGGTCGACCAGACCTTCCAGCGGCACCAGCAGGGTGAGGCCGCCGACCACGGCGGACGCCGCTGCGGGCGATTCGCCGGTCAGCGTTTCGATCGATTCGAGCTTGAGCAGGAACTTCAGCTGCGATGCGAAACGGGCGATGCGCGCGGCATCGTTGGCGTCGCCGTCCTTCAGCAGCAGGCGCACCTGTTTGGCGGGCGAAATGCCCAGGGTGCTGCGGATGCTGCGCAGGTTCCTGATGACGTCCTTGAGCCATTCGATATCGGTTTCGGCGGCGGTGTGATCCTGTCCGGCGAAGTCGCCGGTCTGCGGATAGGCGCGCGTCGAAATGCTGTTGGCGTCGATGCCGAGTTTCGGCGCGACGCTGCGCCACAGTTCCTCGGTGACGAACGGGGTCAGCGGGTGCAGCAGGCGCAGCAGCGATTCCAGCACATGCAGCAGCGTGTGGCGGGTGCTGTCGGCGGCGAGCTTGTCGTCGCCGTTGAGCGCGGGCTTCGCCAGCTCCACGAACCAGTCGCAGAACTCGTTCCACGCGAATTCGTACAGCGCCTGCGCGAGCAGGTCGAAGCGATAGGTGGCGAAGTGTTCGCCGGCTTCGGCGGAGACTTTGGCGAGGCGCGAGAGGATCCACTTTTCGGCGTCGGTGATCGGCTGCGGCCTTGTTGTGGGAGGGGCTTTAGCCCCGACGCCTGCGCCAGTCGGGGCTAAAGCCCCTCCCACAGAGAATCCCTCGGTGTTCATCAACACGAAGCGCGTCGCGTTCCAAAGCTTGTTGCAGAAATTCTTGTAGCCCTCGCAGCGGGCCATGTCGAATTTGATGTCGCGGCCGGGGCCGGCCAGCGCGGCCATGGTGAAGCGCAGCGCATCGGCGCCGTGCGGCGCGATGCCGTCGGGGAATTCCTTGCGCGTGTGTTTCTCGATCTTCGGTGCATCCTTCGGTTTCATCAGCCCGGTGGTGCGCTTGGCGACCAGTTCATCCGCAGTGATGCCGTCGATGATGTCGAGCGGGTCCAGCACGTTGCCTTTCGACTTCGACATCTTCTGCCCGTCCTTGTCGCGGACCAGACCGGTGATGTAGACGTCCTTGAACGGCACGCGCGCGGCATCCGGTGTGCCTTCAGGCATGAAGTGATCGGTCATCATGATCATCCGCGCCACCCAGAAGAAGATGATGTCGAAGCCGGTCACCAGCACCGACGACGGCACGAAATCGTCGAAGCCGCGCTCGCGCATCGATTCCGGACTCGGCCAGCCCATGGTGCTGATCGGCCACAGACCGGAGGAGAACCAGGTTTCCAACACATCGTTGTCGCGCCGTAGGGTGGGCCCCGGCCCACCGCTCTTCCCCGCAGCCTGTTCGAGAGCTGCCGCCTCATCCCGTGCCACGTACACATTGCCAGCCTCGTCGTACCACGCCGGAATACGATGCCCCCACCACAGCTGACGGCTGATGCACCAGTCCTGGATATTCTCCATCCAGTGTCGATACGTGTTGATCCAGTTCGGCGGCACGAATTTCACCGAACCGTTCTCGGCAAGTTCAAGGCCGCGCTTTGCGAAGCCGTCCATCGCCACAAACCACTGGTCGGTGAGGTAAGGCTCGATCACCTGGCCGGTGCGGTCACCGCGCGGCACCTGCAGTTTGTGCGGTTTGGTTTCGACCAGCAGGCCGGCTTCTTCGAGATCGGCAAGAACGGCTTTGCGGGCATCGTAGCGGTCGAGCCCGTGGTAGCGGGATGGAATCAACTCCGGGCTGAATCGTTCGTCTGGAATCAGGACGCCCCGATCTTCAATGGGATCATGCTTGGAAAGCTCAGCAGAAATATCAGCATGGCTTTTTGCAGACCCAATAATCTTCGCATCCGGCGTAAAGATATTGATCATCGGCAAGTCGTGCCGCTTCCCCACCGCATAGTCATTGAAATCATGCGCAGGCGTCACCTTCACCACGCCCGTGCCAAATTCCCGATCCACATAATCATCAGCGATGATCGGAATCTCGCGATTCGTCAGCGGCAGCGTTACGGTCTTGCCGATCAGATGCGCGTAGCGCTCGTCCTCGGGATGCACCATCACTGCGGTGTCGCCGAGCATGGTTTCGGGGCGCGTGGTCGCGACCACCAGCGAACCGCTGCCGTCGGTGAGCGGGTACGAGATCGACCACAAAAAACCGTCTTCCTCTTCACTCACCACTTCAAGATCGGAGATCGCGGTCTTCAACACCGGGTCCCAGTTGACGAGGCGCTGACCGCGATAGATCAGACCTTCCTCGTAAAGTTTCACGAACGCTTCGATCACCGCCGCCGACGCGCCGTCGTCCATCGTGAACACGCTGCGCGTCCAGTCGCCCGAAGTGCCGAGGCGGCGCATCTGGCGTTCGATGGTGCCGCCGGACTGCGCCTTCCATTCCCAGACTTTGTCGATGAACTTGTCGCGACCCAATGAATCGCGCGTCTCGCCGGTGCCGGCGATCTGCAGGTTGCGCGACACCACCATTTCGGTGGCGATGCCGGCGTGGTCGGTGCCCATCTGCCACAGCGTCTTGTAGCCGCGCATGCGGTGATAGCGGATCAGCGCGTCCTGCAGCGTGTGCTGGAAGGCGTGGCCCATGTGCAGGGTGCCGGTGACGTTCGGCGGCGGCAGCAGGATGCTGTAGGCGGGGCCGTCGCCCTGCGGTGCGAAGACGCCGCTTGCTTCCCACTCGGCGTAGAGGCGGGATTCGAAGTCTTTGGGTTCGTAGCCGGAGGCGAGGGTGGTCATGTTTCGGGACTCTGTGTGCTTTGGATTGTCATCCCGAGCGCAGCGAGGGACCTGTTGTTCAATCGCGAACGTTCAAAAGCAGGTCCCTCGCTGCGCTCGGGATGACAGTGGATTTTTGGAGCGACGAAATCACATATCGTATTTCTTCAACTCAAGCCCGCGCGCCTGGTACTGCTTCCAGCGTTCGCGCAGCGGGCCGCGCGCGCTGTCGTCGGCGGGCACCACTTCCAGCACGCGCTCGAAGCTGCCTTCCACCGGGGCGTCGCGCAGGTTGATGACCAGCGGGCGCAGCGCGATGTCGCTGTCGGGCGCGGCGATCAGCACCGGGGTCAACTCGTCTTCGTCGTCGCTGCCGGCGATCTGGTGCGGCACGAACGCCTCTTCGTCGAACGCCCACAGCAGATCGTCCAGCGCTTCGGCCTGCGCCGCGTCGCGGGCCAGCACCAGCGTCCACAGATTCGCGTCGTAGGCCTTGCGCGCAAGCTCGCAGACCAGCCGCAGCGGCTCCTCGCGGAAGCGCGGTTTCTGGATCAGGTAGAAATCGGCGCGGGGGCTCATGTGCTCGCGCGCTTAGCCCGCACGATCCATCAACCACTGCGCCAGCAACCCGACCGGACGGCCGGTGGCCATGCCCAGTTTGCCGTCGTCGTTGGAGACGCCGGCGATGTCCAGATGCGCCCAGCGCTGGTCTTCGGTGAAGCGGGCGAGGAAGCAGCCGGCGGTGATGGCGCCCGCGTTGCGTCCGCCGATGTTGTAGACGTCGGCGAAGGTGGAGTTGAGCTGGCTCTGGTATTCGTCCCACAGCGGCAGGCGCCAGGCGCGGTCGAACACGTTCTCGCCGGCCTGCAGCAGTTCGTTGGCGAGGTCGTCGTGCTTGCTCATCAGGCCGGTGGCGTATTTGCCGAGCGCGACGATGCATGCGCCGGTGAGCGTGGCCACGTCGAGCAGCGCGCGCGGTTCGAAACGCTGGGCATAGGTGAGCGCATCGCAGAGGATCAGCCGGCCTTCGGCGTCGGTGTTGCCGACTTCGATGGTCTTGCCGGACATGCTGGTGATGACGTCGGACGGCCGATAGCTCAGGCCGTCGGGCATGTTTTCGACCGCCGGCACGATGACCACGAGATCGATCGGCAACTGCATGCCCACGACAGCGACGAACGTGCCCATCACGGCAGCCGCGCCGCACATGTCGTATTTCATTTCCTCGATGCCGCCGGCGGTTTTCAGGTTGATGCCGCCGGTGTCGAAGGTGATGCCCTTGCCGACGAGCACGAAGGGTTTGGCGTCGCCGCTGCCGTGGTCGGATGCGCCATTCCATTTCAGCACGATGAGTTTCGGCGGATTGGCCGAGCCCTGCGACACCGCGAGCAGCGAGCCCATGCCCAGCGCCTGCATCTGGTCGCGCTCCAGCACTTCGCAGCTGGTCCTGTCGAACTTGCCGGCGAACACTTGCGCCTGTTCGGCGAGGTAGGTGGGGTTGCAGATGTTCGGCGGCAGATTGCCCAGCTCGCGCGCGAAGGTGATGCCGTTCGCGATGGCTTTGCCTTGGGACAACGCGACGGCGTCGTTGCCGCTCACCGCGACCGCGGTCAGCTTGCTGACGCCCTTGGCCTTGTTCTTCTCGCCGAGGGTGGCGTTGTAGCGGTATGCGACGTACGCGAAGGCGATCACCGCTTGACGGATGTTCCAGGCCGCGTCGCGGCCCTGGGTCGCGGCTTCGCTGATGGTGAAGGTGGCGCCGGTGGCCGCGCCGTCCTTCAGTGCGCGGGCGGCATCGCTGGCGGCCTTGATGTACTGCGGAACGCCGAACTTGGCGGCATCGCCCAGGCCGATCACCAGAACCCGCGTCGCGGCCACGCCGGGCAGGTCGTGCAGCAGCGCGGTCTTGCCGGTCTTGCCGGAGACGTCGCCGCGTTCGATCAGCGCCGCGATGCGACCGCCGCTGGCGGCGTCGAGCGCCTGACCGGTGGCGGTGAGGGTCTTGTCCGCGTACGCGCCGACGACGATGCAGTCGGTGGCGAGGGCGGCGGCATCGGCGGCGGGGCCGGTGTGGAGCGTGAATGCGAGGGCCATCGATCGGGTTCCGTGGAGGCGGTCTGTGGGAGGTTGGGCGAAGCGATGCGCGGAGACGGCGCCTGAACCGCCATCGACGTGGCCGTTCAGACTGCGCGACTTTCTGATCGCGGCATTCCGTACAATCCCCGGGCGTCGGCGACGGCGCGGGGCCGCGGCCCAAGCAGAACCGCCGAGTTTAAAGCAAAGCCCCCGCCGGATGCCCGGCTTCCGGAGTCGCACGTTCCCCGATGCTGAAGCTGGACCGCTACCTGATCCGTGAGTTTGCGCAGAGCATCTTCGCCGTCCTGGCGGTGGTCTTGATCGTGCTGCTGGGCGGCGCGTTCGCGGATGTCCTCGGCGATGTGGCGCGCGGCAAGGTGCCGGCGGGCATGCTGCTGGCCCAACTGGGGCTGGTGTTCCTGAAATGGCTGCCGATGATCCTGCCGCTGGTGGTGATGCTGGGGCTGATGCTGGCGATGGGCCGGCTGTATCGCGACGCCGAAATGCCGGTGCTGGTGTCGATCGGCATCGGCCCGAAGCGCTTCCTGCGTCCGCTGGCCTGGATGGCGTTGCCGGTGGTGCTCGTGGTGGGCCTGTGTTCGCTGTGGCTGGGACCCTGGGCCGACCGCACATCGCAGCGGATGATCGACGAGGCTGGCCGCAATCTGCTGATCGCGGGGATGGAGCCGGGCCGCTTCACCGAGCTTCCGGGCGGTGGCGGCGTCATCTATGTCGGCGGCATGTCCAGCGACAACCGCGAGATGCAGCGGGTGTTCGTGTATCGGCAGAAGAAAGACCGTTTCGACGTCACCACCTCGCAGACCGGCACGCTGTCGGTACAGAACGAACGCGACCGCTACCTCCGGCTCGAACAGGGCTTCGAGGTGGAAGGCCCGACCGGCAGCGGCCGTGATTTCCGGCTGATGCGCTACGCGGCCAACGAAGTGCGCCTGCCCGAAGAAATATCGCAGCGGCGCAAGTCCGATGCGGTGGAACTGCAGCCGACGACCGCACTGTTCCGCGACCCCCGCCCCCAGGCCAATGCGCAGCTGCATTTCCGCATCGCGCCGCCGCTGCTCACCCTGGCGTTCGCGCTGCTGGCGGTGCCGCTGTCGCGCAGCGCGCCGCGCCAGGCGCGCTACGGCAATCTCGCGGTGGGCTTCCTGATCTATCTTTTCAGCATGTTCCTGATGCTGCTGGGCACGCAGTGGCTGGACGACGGCAAACTGCCGGCCGTGCTGGGCCTGTGGTGGATGCTGCTGCCGCTGCTGGTGGTGGCGGTCTGGATGTATGCCCGCGATGGCGCGATCAAGCGCCCGCGGCTGAAGGCAGCGGGCTGACTCGGATGATGCCGTTTCCGAAAATCCACGATCTTTACATCGGCCGGGTGGTGCTGGGCTCGGTGCTGTTGACCTGGGCGGTGCTGATCGGCCTGGATGCGACCATCAGCGGCATGCTCAACGAGATGAGCGACGTGGGCACCGGCAATTACGATTTCCTCGCCGCGCTGACCAACGTCGCCTACAGCCTGCCGCGCCGCGCCTACGTGCTGTTCCCGACGTCCGCCGTGATCGGCGCGCTGCTCGGCCTCGGTCAGCTGGCCGCCAGCTCGGAATTGACCGTCCTGCGCGCGCTGGGTCTATCGCGCCGCCGCATCAGTCTGTCGGTGGTGCTGTCGCTGGTCGTGCTGACCGCATCGATGGTGATCGCCGGCGAGACCGTCGCGCCCTGGGCGCAGCGCCGTGCCGATACCCTCAAGGCTGCGGCGAAGTCGAAGGATGTGATCGTCGCGCAGTACTCCGGCCTGTGGGCGCGCGAGGGCGATGTGTTCCTCAATGCCCAGACCGGCCAGGAGCGCAGCGAAAACGGCCGCCAGTGGATCGAATTGAACGATGTGCGCCTGTTCGAGCTGGGCAAGGACGGGCGCCTGGCCTCGATCACCCATGCCGGCAGTGCCGAGCATCGCGAAGGCGAATGGATCCTGCGCAAGGTCGAGCGCACCCGGTTCGAGCCCAAGACGGCGGTCCGCACCACGGTTGCGGAAGAACGCTGGGCCTCGCAACTGGACATCGCCGCGCTGGCTGCCAGCGCGCGCGACATCTGGCGTCCGCGGTATCTGACCGCGGGCCAGCTGAAGGACGGTATCGAATACCGTGAGCGCAATGGCCTGGATTCCAGCGAATTCCAGGAACATTACTGGGGCCGCTGGTTCTATCCGGTCAACGTGCTGGTGCTGTGCCTGCTCGCCATTCCGTTCGCGTTCGGCTCGCTGCGCAGCGGCGGCATGGGCAAGCGGTTGTTCCTCGGTATCGTGTTCTCGCTCGGCTTCTGGCTGGTGCAGACCCAGTTCGTACGCCTCGCCGGCGTGTTCAAGTTCGACTACCGCATCGCGTACATGATTCCGGCGCTGGTGATGGTCGGCCTGTCGATCTGGTTGTTCAAGCGCCGGTCCAGCTGATCGCCCGCATGCCCGGTGTGCGCCGAGCGCCGGTAATGGTAGGAGCGACGCAAGAGGAGCGGCACGTCGCGTGCTGTCGGTTCTGGTGCCGGTGCGGATCCACTGGACGGTCCTTAGAATCGATTCGGCTTATGTCTTCGCCACCCGCACCACGCGCGTCCCGCTCACCCGGTCGTGCCAGGTCAGCCGTTCGCGATCGAACCACGCCCACCAGAATCCCAGCCCGCCCGCGAGCAGCGAGAGCGTGCCGACGACATAGCGTTTGATCAGCTGCGCGCGCGTCGGTGCGGCAGCGCCCGCGCCGATCACGCGCAGCCGCCACGGGCGCATGCCCAGGGTCTGGCCGCCGCGCGACCAGCTGCCGACGGCGTAGGCACCGGCCATCAGCCAGCAACACACCCACAGCAGCACGCCGAGCACGCTGCCGGTCTCGAGGATGTCACGTTCGCCGTGCCCGCCGAGGTAGTAGCCGAGGTTGAACAGCGCCGACAGCAGCATCCACAGCGCAAGCGCCGGCCACAGGTCGTAGAACAGCGCGAGCAGACGGCGCAGGATCAGCGCGTCGGGCTTGGTCGGGGCGGGGGCTACGGAGACGGTGTCGGTCATCGCGACAGGATAAGGCGGAAGCGAAGGGCGGTGAGCCGCTTTTGTAGGAGCGACTTCAGTCGCGAAGCAAACGATGTTTCAGATTGCGGTCGTTATAGCGTCTGCAATACGCTCAGCTTCGCGACTGAAGTCGCTCCTACAAAAGCGCATCGTCGCGCTACCCTGTGGCCATGCCCGCCGCCACGCCCTCCGAACGTCGACAACAGGCGCTTGCGCTGCCGCCGCTGCGCGATGCCGACGCGACCGCGATCCATGCGTTCGTCGAGACGATCTGGGCCGAGAACGGGCTCGCGAAACAGACCCTGGCGAGCTACCGGCGCGACCTCGAAGGCTTCGCGCGCTGGCGCGACGGTGCGGGTGAAGGTCTGGTCGGCGTGGATCGTGGCGGCTTGTTCGACTACTTCGCATGGCGCACCCGCAGCGGGTATTCGCCGCGCAGCAACGCCCGTCTGCTGTCGACGCTGCGTGCGTTCTTCGCGCTGCAGGTCCGGCGCGGCCTGCGTGCGGACGATCCCAGCGCGTTGCTCGATCCGCCGAAACTGCCGCGTTCGCTGCCGAAGGCGCTGAGCGAGCGCGACATCGAAGCGTTGCTGGCGACGCCGGAGATCGGCGAGCCGCTGGGACTGCGCGATCGGGCGATGCTCGAACTCATGTACGCCGCCGGGCTGCGGGTCAGCGAACTGGTCGGGTTGCCGGCGACCATGGTCAATCTGCGTCAGGGCGTGCTGCGGGCGACCGGCAAGGGCGGCAAGGAGCGGCTGGTACCGCTGGGCGAAGAGGCGCAGCACTGGTTGAGCCGCTATCTGGCCGAGTCGCGCCCGGTGCTGGCGGGCAAGCGGGCGCCGATGGCCCTGTTCCTGAATCCGGGTGGCGAGGCCCTGAGCCGCCAGCAGTTCTGGGGTCTGGTGAAGCGCTACGCCGGTGCGGCGGGCATCGACCCGCGCAAGATCAGCCCGCACGGCCTGCGCCACAGTTTCGCCACGCATCTGTTGAATCACGGCGCCGATCTGCGTGCGCTGCAGATGTTGCTGGGACATGCCAGCCTGTCGACGACCCAGATCTACACCCTGGTGGCGCGCGAGCAGCTGAAACGGCTGCATGCCCAGCACCATCCGCGCGGCTGACCGGTTGGCCTGCCCGGGCTGTTATTGCCGTCACACTTGTGGCCGTCCGGACGGCCGCCGGGATGCGGCCTGCATGCGACAATCGGCCGAACTTTGTTGCGCCGGCGTGGTCCCAGCCGTCGCGCCTCGCACCCATTCGATGGAACTTCCCTACATGAAACTCCCGGTGTTCGCCCTGCTCTGCGCCCTCAACGTCTCCGCTTGCGCGCAATCCACGCCGGCCACCGCCGACAAGGCGCCGGAGCCCGCAGCGAAAGGCGCCAGCCCCGCGTCCACCGCGTCCGCCGGTGGCAAGCAGGCGGGATCGAAAGAGGCGATGGTCCGGGCCGCACTGAAGGCGCTCAATCCGAAGATCGAGGTCGACCGGATCGGTCCGGCGCCGATGCCCGGCTTCCAGGAAGCGATCGTCGCCGGTCAGGTGCTGTATTTCAGCGACGACGGCCGCTACATGCTGCAGGGCTCGCTCTACGACATGCACGAAAAGAAGGACCTCAGCCAGATCGGCCTCAGCGAACTGCGTCGCGAGCAACTGGAAAAAATACCGGTCACCGATCGCATCGTGTTCGCGCCGGTCGGCACGCCCAAGCACACCGTCGCGGTGTTCACCGACATCGAATGCGGTTACTGCCGCAAGCTGCATTCGGAGATGGCGGACTACAACAAGCTTGGAATCGCGGTGCAATATCTCGCGTTTCCGCGTGCCGGCCTGACCAGCCCGGACGCGCTGGCGATGGAATCGGTCTGGTGTTCCGACGATCGCCGGCAGGCATTGACCGAGGCCAAGAATGGTCGCCCGGTGCCGCCCAAGCGCTGCAACAACCCGGTGACCGCGCAGTACGAACTCGGCCAGCGCATCGGCCTGCAGGGCACGCCGATGATCATCAACAGCGACGGCGTGGCCATGCCGGGCTATATGCCGCCGGCCCAGCTGCTGGAAGCCCTGGACAAGCTCGCCGCCGAATCGAAGGGCAAGGTCGCCGCCGCTGCCGGCGGTCGCTGACCTTTCCGGGGCCTGGCGCCCCGCCCAGCCGGTCGGAAACGGCCGGCGGCTGCGGTAACGACGTTGACCGCATCCGGTACAATCTGCGGCCCGCTTCAAGACATGGCTGGACATGATCGTCCTCGAGGGCCTGCCCGCCCTATCGCCGTTCCGCCGCGACCGTCTCCAAACCCGTCTCCAGGCCATCGTCCCCGGGCTGCGCATCGTCGGGGCCTGGTTCGCGTACTGGGTCGAACCCCAGGCCGGAGCCAGCCCCGATCCCGTCGTCCTGCAGCGGATTCTCGAAGCGCATGGCGACCGCGCACCGCTCGCGGCCGGCGCGGTATCGCGTTTCGTCGCGCCGCGACTGGGCACCATCTCGCCCTGGGCCAGCAAGGCCAGCGAACTGCTGCGCGGCGCCGGCCAGCCGGTGAAGCGCGTCGAGCGCGGCACGCGGATCGATCTGACCGGTTTTCCGGAAGACGCGGCCACCCGCGCCGCCGTCGCCAAAGTCCTCCACGACCCGATGACCCAGTCGCTGCTCGCGGATGCCGGCGAAGCCGCTGCGCTGTTCGCCACGCCTGCGCGCGGTGCGCTGGAAGTGATCCCGCTGGCCGAACTGGAGCGCGCCAATGCCCGCCTGGGCCTGGCCCTGGCCGAGGACGAAATCGAATACCTGCGCGCGCGTTACGCCGAGCTGGGGCGCGACCCGCACGATGTCGAACTGATGATGTTCGCGCAGGCCAATTCCGAGCACTGCCGGCACAAGATCTTCAACGCGGGTTGGACCATCGATGGCCGCGAACAGCTGTTGAACGGCGGACCGCAATCGCTGTTCAAGATGATCAAGCACACCCACGCGCAGACGCCCGCGCA from Lysobacter sp. harbors:
- the lptG gene encoding LPS export ABC transporter permease LptG encodes the protein MMPFPKIHDLYIGRVVLGSVLLTWAVLIGLDATISGMLNEMSDVGTGNYDFLAALTNVAYSLPRRAYVLFPTSAVIGALLGLGQLAASSELTVLRALGLSRRRISLSVVLSLVVLTASMVIAGETVAPWAQRRADTLKAAAKSKDVIVAQYSGLWAREGDVFLNAQTGQERSENGRQWIELNDVRLFELGKDGRLASITHAGSAEHREGEWILRKVERTRFEPKTAVRTTVAEERWASQLDIAALAASARDIWRPRYLTAGQLKDGIEYRERNGLDSSEFQEHYWGRWFYPVNVLVLCLLAIPFAFGSLRSGGMGKRLFLGIVFSLGFWLVQTQFVRLAGVFKFDYRIAYMIPALVMVGLSIWLFKRRSS
- a CDS encoding RDD family protein; the encoded protein is MTDTVSVAPAPTKPDALILRRLLALFYDLWPALALWMLLSALFNLGYYLGGHGERDILETGSVLGVLLWVCCWLMAGAYAVGSWSRGGQTLGMRPWRLRVIGAGAAAPTRAQLIKRYVVGTLSLLAGGLGFWWAWFDRERLTWHDRVSGTRVVRVAKT
- the xerD gene encoding site-specific tyrosine recombinase XerD, producing MPAATPSERRQQALALPPLRDADATAIHAFVETIWAENGLAKQTLASYRRDLEGFARWRDGAGEGLVGVDRGGLFDYFAWRTRSGYSPRSNARLLSTLRAFFALQVRRGLRADDPSALLDPPKLPRSLPKALSERDIEALLATPEIGEPLGLRDRAMLELMYAAGLRVSELVGLPATMVNLRQGVLRATGKGGKERLVPLGEEAQHWLSRYLAESRPVLAGKRAPMALFLNPGGEALSRQQFWGLVKRYAGAAGIDPRKISPHGLRHSFATHLLNHGADLRALQMLLGHASLSTTQIYTLVAREQLKRLHAQHHPRG
- a CDS encoding thioredoxin fold domain-containing protein, whose translation is MKLPVFALLCALNVSACAQSTPATADKAPEPAAKGASPASTASAGGKQAGSKEAMVRAALKALNPKIEVDRIGPAPMPGFQEAIVAGQVLYFSDDGRYMLQGSLYDMHEKKDLSQIGLSELRREQLEKIPVTDRIVFAPVGTPKHTVAVFTDIECGYCRKLHSEMADYNKLGIAVQYLAFPRAGLTSPDALAMESVWCSDDRRQALTEAKNGRPVPPKRCNNPVTAQYELGQRIGLQGTPMIINSDGVAMPGYMPPAQLLEALDKLAAESKGKVAAAAGGR